A window from Dysidea avara chromosome 2, odDysAvar1.4, whole genome shotgun sequence encodes these proteins:
- the LOC136242598 gene encoding ryncolin-1-like, with protein sequence MMMFITIVLLLVMVTVDGCPVASFVNESCCEVKGNEFKFSTSLKSHVYNITNFCGDCELVAEGYCDAITAGGGWLVIQRRQDGSVDFNRDWIDYEDGFGSLTGEFWYGLRAIHCLTNRGQWELRIDYTFTNGTKGYLSYSNFSVGPATEQYLLTISGFDGVTDDPFYTIQKSSVWSLNGWKFTTRDRDNDRWSRNCAVHNNGLNGGGWWYNHCSALYLNHRYNYKYTIHLNGQYHPLPFIEIKIRPKDCII encoded by the coding sequence ATGATGATGTTCATCACAATCGTTCTACTGTTAGTAATGGTGACAGTTGATGGTTGTCCTGTTGCTTCATTTGTTAATGAAAGTTGTTGTGAAGTCAAAGGAAATGAGTTCAAGTTTTCTACCTCCCTCaagtcacatgtttataacaTTACAAACTTTTGTGGAGATTGTGAACTGGTAGCTGAAGGATACTGTGATGCTATCACCGCTGGAGGAGGATGGCTGGTTATTCAGAGAAGACAAGATGGAAGTGTTGACTTTAACAGAGACTGGATAGattatgaagatggatttggtaGCCTGACTGGAGAATTTTGGTATGGTCTACGTGCCATCCATTGTCTTACCAATCGAGGACAGTGGGAGCTACGTATTGACTATACATTTACTAATGGAACAAAAGGTTATCTATCATACAGTAACTTTAGTGTAGGACCAGCCACTGAACAGTATCTATTAACCATATCAGGATTTGATGGAGTTACAGATGATCCATTTTACACTATTCAAAAAAGTTCTGTCTGGTCTTTGAATGGCTGGAAATTCACAACGAGGGATAGGGATAATGATAGATGGAGTAGAAATtgtgcagtacataataatggTCTCAATGGTGGTGGATGGTGGTACAATCACTGCTCTGCTCTATATCTCAACCATCGGTACAACTACAAGTATACAATACACCTCAATGGCCAGTATCATCCTCTACCATTCATAGAAATCAAAATCAGACCAAAGGATTGCATCATTTAA